The following proteins are co-located in the Dehalococcoides mccartyi 195 genome:
- a CDS encoding major tail protein produces the protein MANKKNKVKFGLKNCHYAIATLAEDGTVTFGTPVAMPGAVSLSLDAEGENDPFYADDSVYYMVSNNNGYSGDFELALIPESFLTDVMHEVEDANGVIAENKDVEPEHFALLFEFSGDQRKIRHCMYYCSATRPSVSGSTKEDSTEVQTETLSITATPLPSGLVKVKTGTNTSEETYNNWYNAVYQPQAAVNVPETPAEDVTE, from the coding sequence ATGGCTAATAAGAAAAACAAGGTCAAGTTTGGCCTGAAAAACTGCCACTACGCTATCGCAACGCTGGCCGAGGACGGCACCGTCACCTTCGGTACACCTGTTGCGATGCCCGGCGCAGTATCCCTTTCGCTTGATGCAGAGGGTGAAAACGACCCGTTCTATGCGGACGACTCCGTATATTACATGGTCTCTAACAACAACGGCTATTCCGGCGACTTCGAGCTGGCGCTGATTCCGGAGAGCTTTCTTACGGATGTCATGCACGAGGTTGAGGATGCCAACGGCGTCATCGCTGAGAACAAGGACGTGGAGCCTGAGCATTTTGCGCTGCTCTTTGAGTTCTCCGGCGACCAGAGGAAGATCCGTCACTGCATGTACTACTGCAGCGCGACCCGTCCCTCTGTCTCCGGCAGCACAAAGGAGGACTCCACCGAGGTGCAGACGGAAACGCTCTCCATTACGGCAACGCCTCTGCCTTCCGGTCTCGTGAAGGTCAAGACCGGCACCAATACCAGTGAGGAGACCTACAACAACTGGTACAACGCAGTCTATCAGCCGCAGGCCGCTGTGAATGTCCCTGAGACGCCTGCGGAAGATGTGACTGAGTAA
- a CDS encoding HK97 gp10 family phage protein, translating to MSRTVSIDEMDNAIMEELEKYADLAADELKAAVKETAASVRKDIQSGAPVDTGKYKKSWSVKNVREDSESIKLVVHSRNRYQIAHLLEHGHAKRGGGRVAAKPHIASAEQRGNEKLMQTIEQKLKGG from the coding sequence ATGAGCAGAACCGTATCAATCGACGAAATGGATAACGCGATCATGGAGGAGCTTGAAAAGTATGCCGACCTTGCCGCTGATGAGCTGAAAGCTGCGGTCAAGGAAACGGCAGCTTCCGTCCGCAAGGACATACAGTCAGGCGCTCCCGTGGATACCGGCAAGTACAAGAAAAGCTGGTCGGTCAAAAACGTCCGGGAGGATTCCGAGAGCATCAAGCTTGTGGTGCATTCGAGGAACCGCTACCAGATCGCGCACCTCTTGGAACATGGCCACGCCAAGCGCGGAGGAGGCCGAGTTGCTGCAAAGCCTCATATCGCCTCTGCCGAGCAGCGCGGAAATGAAAAGCTGATGCAGACCATCGAGCAGAAACTGAAAGGCGGCTGA
- a CDS encoding phage head closure protein → MNIAAMRVRVTFQKNAVTVDKYGNHKNGWTDYFSCWATVGTSTGSESTGVVINPEESLDFTCRYCSELSVVESTKYRIIAEGKTYNITYVNPMGYKRNSIKFNCKLEKPK, encoded by the coding sequence ATGAATATTGCAGCAATGCGGGTGCGCGTCACCTTTCAGAAGAATGCGGTCACGGTTGATAAGTACGGAAACCACAAAAACGGCTGGACGGATTACTTCTCCTGCTGGGCGACCGTAGGCACAAGCACCGGTTCCGAGTCCACCGGCGTCGTGATAAACCCAGAGGAATCGCTGGATTTTACCTGCCGCTACTGCTCCGAGCTGTCTGTCGTGGAATCCACGAAGTACCGGATCATAGCTGAGGGCAAGACCTACAACATCACCTATGTAAATCCGATGGGCTACAAGCGAAACAGCATCAAATTCAACTGCAAGCTGGAGAAACCGAAATGA
- a CDS encoding head-tail connector protein: MEVTLEEAKTYLRVSTGDEDSLIESLISAATKQVQDITRQSDEEFMANEEKALIRIRVAVLYTVGYLYEHREEADHHALNMTLRSLLFGTRKEGF; this comes from the coding sequence ATGGAAGTAACACTGGAAGAAGCAAAGACCTATCTCCGCGTCTCTACAGGTGACGAGGACAGCCTGATTGAAAGCCTGATCTCTGCTGCGACAAAGCAGGTGCAGGACATCACAAGACAGTCCGACGAGGAGTTTATGGCAAATGAAGAAAAAGCCCTGATCCGCATCCGTGTGGCCGTGCTCTATACCGTAGGCTACCTGTACGAGCACCGGGAGGAAGCAGATCACCATGCGCTCAATATGACGCTTCGGTCTCTTCTCTTTGGCACCCGGAAGGAGGGCTTCTGA
- a CDS encoding phage major capsid protein — protein MTQIMELMEKRAKAWEAAKAFLNTHSQNGGMVSAEDAATYDKMEKEVTDLTHDIERLQRQEQIDKMMSAPTSAPLTGKPGAKDEPEDKPGIASKAYRSAFWNNIRKRNYYDVQNVLEVGTDANGGYLVPDEYEKQLIDALQEENFFRSLATVIQTQSGTHTIPVVASHGTAAWMDENGLYPESDDTFDQISLSAYKLGTAIKVSEELMNDSVFDLEKYISTEFARRIGAAEEEAFLIGDGNKKPEGVFTKVAATTGATTEINNATVSFDDIMDVFHSLRSVYRNKAIWILNDTTIKALRKIKDNNGNYIWQPSVVAGQPDTILNRPYKTSIYAPELAAGNTAILFGDFSFYWIADRQGRSFKRLSELYAANGQIGFLASERVDGKLILPEAVKGLSVKAASSSRG, from the coding sequence ATGACTCAGATTATGGAACTCATGGAAAAGAGAGCGAAGGCATGGGAGGCTGCAAAGGCTTTTCTTAACACCCACTCTCAGAACGGCGGCATGGTTTCTGCGGAGGATGCCGCAACCTATGACAAGATGGAGAAGGAAGTCACCGACCTCACCCACGATATCGAGCGCCTGCAGCGTCAGGAGCAGATCGACAAGATGATGAGCGCACCGACCTCTGCTCCCCTTACCGGAAAGCCCGGTGCCAAGGATGAGCCGGAGGATAAGCCCGGCATCGCTTCCAAGGCATACCGCTCCGCCTTCTGGAACAACATCCGCAAGCGCAACTACTACGATGTCCAGAACGTGCTGGAGGTCGGCACCGATGCCAACGGCGGATATCTCGTCCCGGACGAGTACGAAAAGCAGCTGATCGACGCGCTTCAGGAGGAGAACTTCTTCCGTTCCCTCGCTACGGTCATTCAGACCCAGTCCGGCACCCACACCATTCCGGTCGTCGCCTCTCACGGCACTGCCGCTTGGATGGATGAGAACGGCCTGTACCCTGAATCCGACGATACCTTCGACCAGATCAGCCTTTCCGCTTACAAGCTGGGCACGGCGATCAAGGTTTCCGAGGAGCTGATGAACGACTCCGTTTTCGACCTCGAAAAGTACATCTCCACCGAGTTTGCACGCAGGATCGGTGCTGCCGAGGAGGAGGCTTTCCTGATCGGCGACGGCAACAAAAAGCCCGAAGGCGTGTTCACCAAGGTGGCAGCCACTACCGGCGCGACCACAGAGATCAACAATGCCACGGTGTCCTTCGACGACATCATGGACGTGTTCCATTCGCTCCGCAGCGTCTACAGGAACAAGGCCATCTGGATCTTGAACGATACCACCATCAAGGCGCTCAGGAAGATCAAGGACAACAACGGGAACTACATCTGGCAGCCCTCTGTTGTGGCTGGCCAGCCCGACACCATCTTGAACCGTCCTTACAAGACCAGCATCTACGCGCCGGAGCTTGCTGCGGGCAATACCGCGATCCTCTTTGGCGACTTCAGCTTCTACTGGATCGCTGACCGTCAGGGACGCTCCTTCAAGCGCCTCTCCGAGCTCTATGCGGCAAACGGCCAGATTGGCTTCCTTGCTTCCGAGCGCGTGGACGGCAAGCTCATCCTTCCGGAGGCTGTAAAGGGTCTGTCCGTCAAGGCGGCCTCTTCTTCGAGAGGATAA
- a CDS encoding head maturation protease, ClpP-related, with protein sequence MTRKFWNWVRNEEPDSFGSDRTLYLDGEISDETWFGDEVTPQLFKDELSSGDGNITLWINSPGGDVFAAAQIYNMLMDYPHDVTVKIDALAASAASVIAMAGTKVCMSPVAMMMIHNPATIAIGDTEEMQKAIDMLNEVKESIMNAYEIKSGLSRHKISQLMDAETWMNAKEAVKLGFADEILFKAGEEPASDDEADTEMLFSRKAVTDSLLSRLIPKKKPEANKHMVPVTDLEKRLSLLTH encoded by the coding sequence ATGACCAGAAAGTTTTGGAACTGGGTGCGAAACGAGGAACCGGACAGCTTTGGCTCAGACCGAACGCTCTACCTCGACGGGGAAATCTCCGATGAGACATGGTTCGGCGACGAGGTCACACCACAGTTATTCAAAGATGAATTAAGCAGCGGAGACGGAAACATCACCCTCTGGATCAACAGTCCGGGCGGTGATGTTTTTGCTGCTGCACAGATTTACAACATGCTGATGGATTACCCGCATGACGTAACGGTCAAGATCGACGCCCTTGCTGCCTCGGCGGCATCCGTCATCGCTATGGCCGGTACCAAGGTCTGCATGAGCCCTGTGGCCATGATGATGATCCACAATCCTGCGACCATCGCCATCGGTGATACCGAGGAGATGCAGAAGGCCATCGACATGTTAAACGAAGTCAAGGAATCCATCATGAACGCCTACGAAATCAAGTCCGGGCTTTCCCGCCACAAGATTTCACAGCTGATGGATGCCGAGACATGGATGAACGCCAAGGAGGCCGTTAAGCTCGGCTTCGCTGACGAGATTCTGTTCAAGGCGGGCGAGGAACCTGCCTCGGACGATGAGGCCGATACGGAGATGCTTTTCTCCCGCAAGGCCGTCACTGACTCACTGCTATCGCGGCTTATCCCTAAGAAAAAGCCGGAGGCAAATAAACACATGGTACCAGTAACCGATCTTGAGAAGCGCCTTTCGCTTCTCACACATTAA